The Sporomusaceae bacterium genome includes a window with the following:
- a CDS encoding formate--tetrahydrofolate ligase, producing MKSDVEIAQEANMKLITQVAAELGLGDDDLELYGKYKAKVSLSAWEKIKDRPDGKLILVSAINPTPAGEGKTTNTVGIGDALRRLGKKVVIALREPSLGPCFGVKGGAAGGGYAQVVPMEDINLHFTGDIHAVTTANNLLAAIIDNHIHHGNELGIDPRRITWRRVMDLNERALRQIVLGLGGKANGIPREGGFDISVASEMMAILCLASDLEDMKERISRIIVAYTNDNKPVTVADLKVAGALTLLFKDAIKPNLVQTLENTPAFIHGGPFANIAHGCNSVMASKFALKLADVLVTEAGFGADLGAEKFCDIKCRFAGLQPDAVVIVTTVRALKSHGGVAKADLGRENTPALEKGLANLTKHIENIGKFGLPAVVAINAFPTDTPAELAFVEEKCTALGAEVALSEVWAKGGAGGEAVAKKLLAAMDKPKQFRFLYDEKLPIKDKIAAIAKEIYGADDVAYAPAAEKTIQGLTALGFDKTPICMAKTQYSLSDDAAKLGRPTGFKVTVREVRVSAGAGFLVAILGEIMTMPGLPKKPAAEIMDIDNTGKIVGLF from the coding sequence ATGAAAAGCGATGTGGAAATCGCCCAAGAAGCGAACATGAAGCTTATAACCCAGGTGGCGGCCGAGCTTGGCCTAGGCGATGACGACCTTGAGCTTTACGGCAAGTATAAGGCGAAGGTTTCTCTGTCGGCCTGGGAAAAGATTAAAGACCGTCCTGACGGCAAACTCATTCTTGTCAGCGCGATCAACCCGACGCCGGCCGGCGAAGGCAAGACCACCAACACCGTCGGTATCGGCGATGCCCTGCGCCGCCTGGGCAAGAAAGTGGTTATCGCTCTTCGCGAGCCTTCCCTCGGCCCCTGCTTCGGCGTGAAGGGCGGCGCGGCCGGCGGCGGCTATGCCCAGGTAGTGCCGATGGAAGACATCAATCTTCACTTCACCGGCGACATTCACGCCGTCACCACCGCCAACAACCTGCTGGCGGCGATCATCGACAATCATATCCATCACGGCAACGAGCTTGGCATCGATCCCCGCCGGATCACCTGGCGGCGGGTCATGGACCTCAACGAGCGGGCGCTGCGCCAAATCGTGCTCGGCCTCGGCGGTAAGGCCAACGGCATTCCGCGCGAAGGCGGCTTCGATATCTCGGTTGCGTCGGAAATGATGGCCATTCTGTGCCTGGCGTCCGACCTGGAAGACATGAAAGAGCGCATCAGCCGGATCATCGTAGCGTACACCAACGACAACAAGCCGGTCACCGTCGCCGACCTCAAAGTGGCCGGCGCGCTCACTCTGCTCTTCAAGGACGCCATTAAACCCAACCTTGTGCAAACGCTGGAAAATACCCCGGCTTTCATTCATGGCGGCCCGTTCGCCAACATCGCCCATGGCTGCAATAGCGTGATGGCCTCGAAGTTCGCCCTCAAACTGGCCGATGTCCTGGTAACCGAAGCCGGCTTCGGCGCCGACCTTGGTGCGGAAAAGTTCTGCGATATAAAGTGCCGCTTCGCCGGTTTGCAGCCTGATGCCGTTGTCATCGTCACCACCGTTCGGGCGCTGAAGTCCCACGGCGGCGTGGCCAAAGCCGACCTCGGCCGGGAAAATACGCCGGCTCTGGAAAAAGGCTTGGCCAACTTGACCAAGCATATCGAAAACATCGGTAAGTTCGGCTTGCCGGCCGTAGTGGCCATCAACGCTTTCCCGACCGACACGCCGGCCGAGTTGGCTTTCGTCGAGGAGAAGTGCACCGCGCTGGGAGCAGAGGTGGCTCTGTCGGAGGTGTGGGCCAAAGGAGGCGCCGGCGGCGAGGCTGTGGCCAAAAAGCTGCTGGCCGCTATGGATAAGCCGAAGCAGTTCAGGTTCCTCTATGACGAGAAGCTGCCGATCAAAGACAAGATCGCCGCCATTGCCAAAGAAATCTACGGGGCGGACGATGTCGCCTATGCGCCGGCCGCTGAGAAAACAATTCAGGGGCTGACCGCCCTCGGTTTCGACAAAACGCCGATCTGTATGGCGAAGACGCAGTATTCTCTAAGCGATGACGCCGCAAAATTGGGGCGGCCCACCGGGTTCAAAGTAACTGTGCGGGAAGTGCGGGTATCGGCGGGGGCGGGCTTCCTGGTAGCCATCCTGGGCGAAATCATGACGATGCCGGGACTCCCCAAAAAACCGGCTGCCGAGATCATGGATATCGACAACACCGGCAAAATCGTCGGTCTGTTCTAA
- a CDS encoding GntR family transcriptional regulator, which produces MRNRDNLIPVYYRLAEDIKRQIESGELKDGDMIPTEGQLGEAYGISRMTVRHGLALLAEAGLLETIKGKGTFVRLPRLNQLLINLQDQAVADAGNSRYRLLGVKIVRDKHYTRELKLAPDSKVLQLKRILYKNDKPVAIEEKYLPYLRATPLLETQLEYANFPEVVAKHQETVPVRNDMLISVDVLTAEQAGLLEAEPNTPALVIRQVIYSKDGTPLGISYMVCHKDRYQLQATSYTQL; this is translated from the coding sequence AGATTGAGTCTGGCGAGCTGAAAGATGGCGACATGATTCCCACCGAGGGCCAACTGGGTGAGGCGTACGGTATCAGCCGGATGACCGTGCGCCACGGGCTGGCTTTGCTGGCGGAGGCCGGACTGCTGGAGACTATCAAAGGGAAGGGAACGTTTGTCCGCCTGCCCCGGTTGAATCAACTTCTGATTAATTTGCAGGATCAAGCGGTCGCAGACGCGGGAAATTCCCGCTATAGATTGCTGGGGGTAAAAATTGTCCGCGATAAACATTACACCCGTGAATTGAAGCTGGCCCCCGATAGCAAGGTATTGCAGTTAAAACGAATATTGTATAAAAACGACAAACCGGTTGCCATCGAGGAAAAGTATCTCCCTTATTTACGGGCGACGCCGCTGCTGGAAACGCAGCTCGAATACGCAAATTTTCCCGAAGTTGTCGCCAAACACCAGGAAACGGTGCCGGTCCGCAACGACATGCTGATATCAGTCGATGTTCTTACGGCCGAACAAGCCGGCTTGCTGGAGGCGGAACCCAATACTCCCGCGCTCGTGATCAGACAGGTTATATATTCTAAGGACGGCACTCCGCTGGGAATATCCTATATGGTATGCCATAAGGACCGTTATCAATTGCAGGCCACCTCTTACACGCAGCTTTAA
- the folD gene encoding bifunctional methylenetetrahydrofolate dehydrogenase/methenyltetrahydrofolate cyclohydrolase FolD: MAAQILSGNAIALRLTEAVKQNVKDFKAAHGVAPGLTVVIVGEDPASKVYVGRKHKACLDTGINSEVIRLAETTTEEELLATIDRLNADPAVHGILVQLPVPRHINAEKVLERIRPDKDVDGFHPMNVGNLCVGKEHLVPCTPYGIVKMLEMEGIAIEGKRAVIIGRSNIVGKPMAMLLLARNATVTVCHSRTKHLAEVCRQGDILVAAIGKPEFVTRDMVKPGATVIDVGINRVGDKLVGDVNFGDVAETAGHITPVPGGVGPLTIAMLLHNTIKAAELQRR; the protein is encoded by the coding sequence ATGGCGGCACAAATTTTGAGTGGCAACGCGATCGCTTTAAGACTGACGGAAGCGGTCAAACAAAACGTCAAGGATTTCAAGGCTGCCCATGGGGTTGCTCCGGGGCTGACCGTGGTTATCGTTGGCGAAGACCCGGCATCGAAAGTATATGTGGGCCGGAAGCATAAAGCTTGCCTCGATACCGGCATCAATTCGGAGGTTATCAGGCTGGCGGAGACGACTACTGAGGAGGAACTCCTGGCAACTATCGACCGCCTAAACGCCGACCCGGCGGTCCACGGCATTCTGGTTCAGCTGCCGGTGCCCCGCCATATCAATGCCGAAAAGGTGCTGGAGCGTATCCGGCCGGATAAAGACGTCGACGGTTTTCACCCGATGAATGTCGGCAACCTTTGCGTTGGCAAGGAACATCTCGTACCCTGCACTCCTTACGGTATCGTCAAAATGCTTGAGATGGAGGGTATTGCCATCGAGGGCAAGCGGGCGGTGATTATCGGCCGCAGCAACATTGTCGGCAAACCGATGGCCATGCTGCTCCTGGCCAGAAACGCGACGGTGACTGTATGCCATTCGCGAACTAAGCATCTGGCCGAGGTTTGCCGGCAAGGCGACATTTTGGTAGCGGCGATCGGCAAGCCCGAGTTTGTCACCAGGGACATGGTGAAGCCGGGAGCGACGGTAATCGATGTCGGCATCAACAGGGTGGGCGACAAGCTGGTCGGCGATGTCAATTTTGGCGATGTGGCCGAGACGGCGGGGCATATCACTCCCGTGCCGGGTGGGGTCGGGCCGCTGACGATCGCCATGCTGCTTCACAATACCATCAAAGCCGCCGAGCTTCAGCGCAGGTAA
- a CDS encoding DUF1638 domain-containing protein, whose protein sequence is MRTVILACQTIKDELRLALKETGVNYPVIYVEAGLHNRPEALHRRIQEHLDMLDNVDTVLMAFGFCGNSMLGIKSSAFTIVVPRVEDCIPLLLGSSETRRAISQEMGTYFTTKGWLDYEQNILWEYNRCVSRYGESRALRVMKTMLGNYLRLMVIDTGAYPVDSVTPRTEEFAAKLGLRHAIAPGSLRLLHKLLLGQWDGEFVVLKPGDELHLGDLGSCDDSLVSQVNSLRG, encoded by the coding sequence ATGCGGACAGTAATCCTGGCTTGTCAGACCATTAAAGACGAACTTCGTCTGGCCCTGAAAGAAACCGGTGTGAACTATCCGGTGATTTATGTCGAAGCAGGGCTGCATAACAGACCGGAAGCACTGCACCGGCGGATACAAGAGCACCTCGACATGCTTGATAATGTCGATACCGTTCTTATGGCTTTCGGCTTTTGCGGGAATAGCATGCTGGGGATTAAATCCTCAGCCTTCACGATCGTTGTCCCCAGGGTGGAAGATTGTATTCCGTTGCTGTTGGGGTCGAGCGAGACCCGCAGGGCTATTTCCCAGGAGATGGGGACGTACTTTACGACAAAAGGCTGGCTCGATTACGAGCAGAACATCCTGTGGGAGTATAACCGTTGCGTTTCCCGCTACGGTGAGAGTCGCGCCTTGCGAGTAATGAAAACAATGCTCGGCAATTATCTGCGCCTGATGGTAATCGATACCGGCGCATATCCGGTAGATAGCGTGACTCCCAGAACGGAGGAGTTTGCCGCCAAGCTTGGCTTAAGGCACGCGATAGCTCCCGGCTCGCTAAGGCTGCTGCATAAGCTGCTGCTCGGCCAATGGGATGGGGAGTTCGTGGTCCTGAAACCGGGGGACGAGTTGCATTTGGGAGATCTGGGCTCATGTGACGACAGCCTGGTCAGTCAAGTAAACAGTTTGCGAGGTTAG